From Uloborus diversus isolate 005 chromosome 8, Udiv.v.3.1, whole genome shotgun sequence, a single genomic window includes:
- the LOC129227876 gene encoding LOW QUALITY PROTEIN: uncharacterized protein LOC129227876 (The sequence of the model RefSeq protein was modified relative to this genomic sequence to represent the inferred CDS: deleted 1 base in 1 codon), translated as MKIVRLSFFSTFVILTMYSILYYAYSDFPNFFVQNFEEARKEVIERNYLLLTEGCKVPKYDPFDPTVIEYYSERSGDIPCKGKKYLDVDDNRVILLTDDFKKDFENDTIACVYKPIIRNPKNSTLRADNKIEYGDEGELKMGELLPSEFVNVVCKVHDEVVYEDFLAATPLKAGVEKRCEEKWSKQNISNKLNIIVIGIDSVSKLNFERHFKLTVEYLRKNLSTFEFHGYIKVADNTIPNLTPLLTGHFIEHYYTSSNQDRYFDDLDFIWKNFSSLGYRTLFTEDAPAMATYNHKKKGFQYPPSDYFFRPFTLAIEDSPWWKSSKTDCFQAKPEIRVLFDYLRSFLSTMKNRPFFAFTWAARLTHDYLNKAGLADKPSFELLRDINEMGLLNTSMLIFMSDHGIRFGDIRKTYIGKIEERMPFLFLSFPPWFLKTYPKVAKYLEINQKRLTTPFDVHETLVDVYQIISGKLDYSSTPYGKSLFREIPLERNCKTAYILPHWCVCHDYRKMSTDEILSIRAANSLLEKVNNLTHPYRNVCAFLKIDKVLDVRASIPITVMLKLDELKYSGDENFIVYGEKTNPYVELLVTVKANPGGAEFESTIRSFRDRSEVLGVSRINKYGNQGDCVNDSDLQKYCYCY; from the exons atgaaaataGTGAGATtatcatttttttcaacattcgtCATATTAACTATGTATTCAATCTTATACTATGCATATAGCGATTTTCCAAACTTCTTTGTGCAAAACTTTGAGGAAGCACGTAAAGAAGTAATTGaaagaaattatcttttgctaACCGAAGGTTGTAAAGTGCCGAAGTACGATCCCTTTGATCCAACAGTAATCGAATATTACTCAGAAAGAAGCGGTGACATTCCCTGTAAAGGCAAAAAATACTTAGATGTCGACGACAATCGTGTTATTTTGTTaactgatgattttaaaaaagattttgagaACGACACCATAGCATGTGTTTATAAGCCAATCATCAGAAACCCCAAAAACTCAACTTTAAGAGCTGATAATAAAATCGAATATGGTGATGAAGGTGAATTAAAAATGGGAGAACTCTTACCTTCAGAATTCGTGAACGTTGTCTGTAAAGTTCACGATGAAGTCGTATACGAAGATTTTTTGGCGGCAACTCCTTTAAAAGCAGGTGTGGAAAAAAGATGCGAAGAAAAATGGTCAAAACAGAACATCAGCAATAAATTAAACATTATCGTGATAGGTATTGATTCTGTTTCTAAGCTAAACTTTGAAAGACATTTTAAGCTAACAGTAGAATATTTGCGCAAGAATCTTTCTACATTTGAGTTTCATGGGTACATAAAAGTGGCGGACAATACAATTCCGAATTTGACGCCGTTGTTGACGGGACATTTCATAGAGCATTATTACACGTCTTCCAACCAGGATAGATATTTCGATGATTTAGACTTTATATGGAAAAATTTTTCATCTCTTGGCTACAGAACACTCTTTACTGAAGATGCACCAGCTATGGCAACATATAACcac aaaaaaaagggtttcCAGTATCCTCCATCAGATTATTTCTTCAGGCCATTTACACTCGCAATAGAAGATAGTCCATGGTGGAAAAGTAGCAAAACGGATTGTTTCCAGGCAAAACCTGAGATTCGTGTGCTTTTTGATTATTTGAGAAGTTTCCTGTCCACAATGAAAAATAGACCATTCTTTGCTTTTACTTGGGCAGCTAGATTAACCCATGACTATTTGAACAAAGCTGGATTAGCTGATAAACCATCATTCGAACTACTGCGAGATATCAATGAAATGGGGCTTCTAAATACAAGTATGCTTATTTTCATGAGCGACCATGGAATTAGATTTGGTGACATACGAAAAACATACATCGGCAAGATTGAAGAAAGAATGCCGTTCTTGTTCCTTTCGTTTCCCCCTTGGTTCCTAAAAACTTACCCAAAAGTAGCCAAGTATTTGGAAATTAATCAAAAGCGTTTGACAACACCTTTCGATGTACACGAAACTTTAGTGGATGTGTATCAAATTATTTCTGGAAAATTAGATTACAGCTCTACACCGTATGGGAAAAGCCTCTTCAGAGAAATTCCTTTGGAGAGAAACTGCAAAACTGCCTACATATTACCACACTGGTGTGTTTGCCATGATTATCGCAAGATGTCTACTGATGAGATATTGTCAATCAGGGCTGCCAACTCACTTTTAGAAAAAGTTAACAATCTGACTCATCCATATCGAAATGTGTGCGCCTTTTTGAAAATTGACAAAGTATTAGACGTTAGAGCAAGTATACCAATCACCGTTATGCTTAAACTTGACGAACTCAAATATTCTGGTGACGAGAATTTCATAGTTTATGGAGAGAAAACCAATCCATATGTCGAGTTGCTGGTAACGGTGAAAGCAAATCCGGGTGGTGCTGAGTTTGAAAGCACAATTCGCTCTTTCAGAGACCGCTCCGAAGTGTTGGGTGTGAGTCGGATAAATAAGTACGGAAACCAAGGTGACTGTGTGAACGATTCAGATTTGCAGAAATActgttattgttattaa